A DNA window from Candidatus Deferrimicrobium sp. contains the following coding sequences:
- a CDS encoding SufD family Fe-S cluster assembly protein: NSRISWTQVETGSAITWKYPSVILKGDNSVGQFHGVALTNNFQQADTGTKMTHIGKNTRSTIVNKGISSGRGQNTYRGLVKVLKTAENARNFTQCDSLLLGDRCGAHTFPYIEVKNPTARVEHEASTSKIGEDQLFYCQQRGLSREDAVSMIVNGFCREVIRNLPMEFAVEAQKLLEISLEGSVG; this comes from the coding sequence AACTCCCGTATCTCGTGGACGCAGGTGGAGACCGGCTCCGCGATCACGTGGAAATACCCCAGCGTCATCCTGAAAGGGGACAACTCGGTCGGGCAGTTCCACGGGGTGGCGCTCACGAACAATTTCCAGCAGGCCGACACCGGCACGAAGATGACGCATATCGGGAAAAACACCCGGAGCACGATCGTGAACAAGGGAATCTCCTCGGGGCGCGGCCAGAACACGTACCGGGGGCTGGTGAAAGTCCTCAAGACTGCGGAGAACGCCCGCAATTTCACCCAGTGCGACTCCCTCCTTCTCGGGGACCGGTGCGGAGCCCACACCTTCCCGTACATCGAGGTGAAGAACCCGACGGCCAGGGTGGAGCACGAGGCGTCCACGTCGAAGATCGGTGAAGACCAGCTCTTCTACTGCCAGCAGCGCGGTCTCTCCCGGGAAGACGCGGTTTCGATGATCGTGAACGGTTTCTGCCGCGAGGTGATCCGGAACCTCCCCATGGAGTTTGCGGTGGAGGCCCAGAAGCTTCTCGAAATCAGCCTCGAGGGGAGTGTCGGATGA
- the sufC gene encoding Fe-S cluster assembly ATPase SufC, producing the protein MLSIENLHASIGEKPILQGVDLVVHAGEVHAVMGPNGSGKSTLANVIAGREEYRVTAGSVRYQGRDLLSMPPEERAKEGIFLAFQNPVEIPGVSNLYFLKAALNAVRKHRGLQELDVVEFRDTVLERLHRVEMDESLLLRAVNDGFSGGEKKRNEILQLSVLEPRLAILDETDSGLDIDALKVVAAGVNASRSPERAIVVVTHYQRLLNYIVPDFVHVLVDGRIVRSGGRGLALELEERGYGWVQAPGAEDGGEARP; encoded by the coding sequence CTGCTGTCCATCGAAAACCTGCACGCCTCGATCGGAGAGAAACCGATTCTGCAGGGGGTGGACCTCGTCGTCCACGCGGGGGAAGTCCACGCCGTCATGGGCCCGAACGGCTCGGGCAAGAGCACGCTGGCCAACGTCATCGCCGGGCGGGAGGAGTACCGGGTGACGGCCGGTTCGGTCCGCTACCAGGGGAGAGATCTGCTCTCGATGCCCCCCGAAGAGCGGGCGAAGGAAGGGATTTTTCTCGCCTTCCAGAACCCCGTGGAGATCCCCGGGGTGAGCAACCTTTACTTCCTGAAGGCTGCCCTGAACGCGGTGAGAAAGCACCGCGGGCTCCAGGAGCTCGACGTTGTGGAGTTCCGCGACACGGTCCTCGAACGTCTGCACCGGGTTGAGATGGACGAGAGCCTCCTGCTGCGGGCGGTGAATGACGGGTTTTCGGGGGGAGAGAAGAAGCGGAACGAGATCCTCCAGTTGTCGGTGCTCGAGCCGAGACTCGCGATCCTCGACGAGACCGACTCGGGGCTGGACATCGACGCGCTGAAGGTCGTCGCCGCCGGGGTAAACGCCTCCCGCAGTCCGGAGCGGGCGATCGTCGTCGTCACCCATTACCAGCGGCTGCTGAACTATATTGTGCCCGACTTCGTCCATGTCCTCGTGGACGGGAGGATCGTGCGGTCCGGCGGGCGGGGCCTCGCTCTCGAGCTTGAGGAGCGCGGGTATGGCTGGGTTCAGGCTCCGGGCGCGGAGGATGGAGGGGAGGCGCGCCCGTGA
- the sufD gene encoding Fe-S cluster assembly protein SufD, whose protein sequence is MTLPAEARDRYIAAFERVASDGKGRPAWLRRLRDDARERFVSTGFPNVKNEDWKYTSVAGIEEREFEIAPCSGGLSSSEIADTFPSNGAGNVLVFENGRYRADLSVRRPLPPWVHLGSLSEVLSAGGDVLVPYFSRTPSNAFTDLNTMLMEDGGFLHIGKGVEVPEPIHLLFLTFDGDRPVMAYPRNVIVAGEGSRVTVVERYAGRSDAECLVNAVTDIAVGRGAAVAHYRLQEDGPGAYHIASLRSRQGAESRFAAHSVSLGARLSRSDVHAVLDGEEAECLLNGLYLGNGEQHVDHFTTIDHAKPGGSSREYYRGILDGRSRGVFRGRVIVRKDAQKTDARQENRNLLLSKEAEADSRPQLEIHADDVKCTHGATVGPLDEEKVFYLRSRGIDESSARGLLAYAFAADILRRFDLPEVQRTFEEKLLSWLPDASRIREFLDEPG, encoded by the coding sequence GTGACCTTGCCCGCTGAAGCGAGGGATCGGTACATTGCCGCGTTCGAACGGGTGGCGTCGGACGGAAAGGGAAGGCCTGCCTGGTTGCGCCGCCTTCGGGACGACGCGAGGGAGCGATTCGTGTCCACCGGGTTCCCGAACGTAAAGAACGAGGATTGGAAATACACGAGCGTGGCTGGGATCGAAGAACGGGAATTTGAAATCGCGCCTTGCAGCGGTGGTTTGTCATCGTCGGAGATCGCGGATACTTTCCCTTCGAATGGCGCCGGGAACGTCCTCGTGTTCGAGAACGGCCGGTATCGCGCGGATCTTTCCGTGCGGAGGCCTCTCCCCCCGTGGGTGCATCTCGGGAGCCTGTCCGAAGTCTTGTCGGCAGGGGGGGACGTACTCGTGCCGTACTTTTCCCGGACGCCCTCGAACGCCTTCACCGATCTCAACACGATGCTGATGGAGGACGGCGGGTTCCTGCACATCGGGAAGGGGGTCGAGGTACCGGAACCGATCCACCTCCTGTTTCTCACCTTCGACGGAGATCGACCGGTCATGGCATATCCGCGGAACGTGATCGTGGCGGGAGAAGGTTCCCGGGTGACGGTCGTCGAGCGGTATGCGGGCCGATCCGATGCCGAGTGTCTCGTGAACGCAGTGACCGACATTGCGGTCGGTCGAGGCGCCGCGGTGGCGCACTACCGGCTGCAGGAGGACGGGCCGGGCGCGTACCACATCGCATCGCTCCGCTCCCGCCAGGGGGCGGAAAGCCGGTTCGCGGCCCATTCCGTCTCCCTCGGGGCGCGCCTCTCGCGGAGCGACGTTCATGCCGTACTCGACGGCGAGGAGGCGGAGTGCCTGCTGAACGGGCTTTATCTGGGAAACGGGGAACAGCACGTCGACCACTTCACGACGATCGACCACGCGAAGCCGGGGGGGTCGAGCCGGGAATATTACCGCGGTATCCTCGACGGCCGATCTCGCGGGGTGTTCCGCGGACGGGTGATCGTGCGGAAAGACGCGCAGAAGACGGACGCCCGGCAGGAGAACCGGAATCTGCTTTTGTCGAAGGAGGCCGAGGCGGACAGCCGTCCCCAGCTCGAGATCCACGCCGACGACGTGAAGTGCACCCACGGCGCCACGGTGGGGCCGCTCGATGAGGAGAAGGTCTTCTACTTGCGATCGCGGGGAATCGACGAGTCCTCGGCCCGGGGTTTGCTCGCCTACGCTTTCGCCGCCGACATTCTCCGACGGTTCGATCTCCCCGAGGTCCAGCGGACCTTCGAGGAGAAGCTGCTCTCGTGGCTGCCCGACGCGTCCCGGATCCGGGAGTTTCTCGATGAACCGGGGTAG